ACGTCTTCCGCTCGTCCGGGCCCGGCGGGCAGTCCGTCAACACCACCGACTCGGCCGTCCGCATCACGCACGTGCCGACCGGGATCGTCGTCTCGATGCAGAACGAGAAGAGCCAGCTCCAGAACCGCGAGGCCGGCATGCGCGTGCTGCGGGCGCGGCTCCTCGCGAAGCAGCAGGAAGAGCTCGATGCTGCGGCATCCGATGCGCGGCGATCGCAGATCCGCGGCATGGACCGCTCCGAGCGCATCCGCACGTACAACTTCCCCGAGAACCGCATCGCCGACCACCGCACCGGCTACAAGGCCTACAACCTCGATCAGGTGATGGACGGAGCCCTCGGCCCGATCATCGAGTCCGCGATCGCTGCCGACGAAGAGGCCCGGTTGGCGGCGCTCGGCTCCTGACACGGTCGGAAACGTGTCGCCGACAGGGCGGCGCTGAGCGCTACGCTCGCGTCATGGTCATGTTCCTGCTGCGTGCGCTGATCTTCCTCGTGTCGGCGGCTCTCGGACTCATCGTCGCCGATCTCGTCCTTCCGGGCTTCGCGATCGAGTGGCGGAGCCCGATCGGCTTCATCCTCGCGATCGTGATCTTCGCGGTGCTGCAGAGCGTGCTGGCGCCGTGGCTCGCGCGCGTCGCTCAGCGCAACGCACCGGCGCTTCTGGGCGGCATCGGGATCGTGTCGACGTTCGTCGCGCTCGTCGTGGTGGTGCTCATCCCGGGCGCCGGCCTCACGATCGGCGCGCCCTGGTGGACGTGGATCATCGCGCCGGTCATCGTCTGGCTCGTCACCGCGCTCGCGACGCTCCTGCTGCCGATGCTCTTCATCAAGAAGAAGGTCGCCGAGCGCCGCAGCTGACGCGCCGCGTCAGATATAGTACTCGGGTGCCGTCAGCACCGCGCGCGTGTCCTCGCCGGGAGTGCGCTTGCGGGGCTTGGCCGGGATGCCGACGAGCACGGAGTCCTCGGGGGCATCGACGGTCACGACGGCGTTCGCCCCGATGACCGAGCCCGCACCGATCGTGATGGGGCCGAGGACCTTCGCCCCCGCGCCGACGGCGACGCCGTCGCCGAGGGTCGGATGCCGTTTGCCCGCGTCACGCGTGCGTCCGCCGAGCGTCACCCCGTGGTAGAGCATGACGTCATCGCCGATCTCGGCGGTCTCGCCGATGACGACGCCCATGCCGTGGTCGACGAAGAAGCGTCGACCGATCTGCGCCCCCGGGTGGATCTCGATCCCCGTGAGCCACCGGGTGACCTGGGAGCCGCCGCGGGCGAGGAAGCGCACGCGCCGCACCCACAGCGCGTGCCAGACGCGGTGCGCCCAGATCGCGTGGAGACCGGGGTAGAGGAGCGCGATCTCGATGCTGGACCGTGCGGCGGGGTCCCGGAGCTTCGCCGCGGCGATGTCCTCACGGACACGAGCCGACGAGCGTCGCAGCGCCCTTGCCACGCGGCCGACGGCGCTCACGCGGCATCCTCGCGCAGGTGCGCGTAGAGCGCGGTCGACAGGTAGCGCTCACCGGCATCCGGAATGATCACGACGATCCGCTGTCCCGCCGCTTCGGGGCGGGCGGCGATCTGCAGGGCCGTCCAGACGGCGGCGCCGGCCGACATCCCCGCGAGGATGCCCTCCCGCGTCGCGAGATCGCGGGCCGTGGCGATCGCGTCGTCGAACTCGACGTCGGAGATCTCGTCGATCACGGTGCGATCGAGGACGTGGGGCACGAAGTTGGGCCCGATGCCCTGGATGCGGTGGCCGCCCGCGCGACCCTCGCTGAGCATGGGGGAGTCCTTGGGCTCGACGACGACCACGCGGACGTCGGGATTGCGCTCTTTCAGCACCTGTCCGACGCCGGTGATCGTGCCGCCCGTTCCGGAGCCGGCGACGAACCAGTCGACCTTGCCCTCGGTGTCGCGCCAGATCTCTTCGGCCGTCGTGCGGCGGTGGATCGCGGCGTTTGCCTCGTGCTCGAACTGACGCGCGAGGATCGCACCGGGAGTGTCGGCGACGATGCGGTGGGCGGTGTCCACGGCCTCCGTCATGCCCTTGTACGGATCGGTGAGCACCAGTTCGGCGCCGTACGCCTTCAGGAGCGTGCGCCGCTCCTTCGACATGGAGGCGGGCATGGTCAGGATCACGCGATAGCCGCGGGCGGCGCCGATGAGGGCGAGTGCGATGCCCGTGTTGCCGCTCGTGGACTCGACGATCGTGCCGCCGGGCACCAGTTCGCCGCTGGCTTCGGCCGCCTCGATGAGCGCGAACCCGAGACGGTCTTTGACGCTCGCGCCGGGGTTGTAGAACTCGAGCTTGACGACCACCTCTGCGGCGAGCCCCTCGGTCAGGCGGTTCAGCCGGACCAGGGGAGTGTCGCCGAAGGCGGTGGTGATGTCGGGATGGATGCCGGGCACGTGTCGGATCAGTCCTCGCGCAGGTGCTCGTAGAGCGCCGTCGAGAGGTACCGCTCGCCGAACGACGGCACGATGACGACGATGTTCTTGCCGGCGGCCTCCGGGCGGGCGGCGATCTGGAGCGCCGTCCAGATGGCGGCGCCCGACGAGATGCCGACGAGGATGCCTTCCTTTGTCGCCACCTCGCGCGCCGTCGTGATCGCGTCGTCGAAGGCCACGTCGACGACCTCGTCGATGACGGACTGGTCGAGGATCGGCGGGATGAAGTTCGGTCCGATGCCCTGGATCTTGTGGGGACCCGGGGTGCCCTTGGTGAGCAGCGGCGAGTCGGCCGGCTCGACGGCGACGATCTTCGCCTCCGGCAGGCGCTCCTTGAGCACCTGCCCGACGCCCGAGATCGTGCCGCCCGTGCCGATGCCGGCGACGAAGTAGCCGACGGCCCCGTCGGTGTCGCGGATGATCTCCTCGGCGGTGGTCTTGCGGTGGATCTCCACGTTGGCCTGGTTCGCGAACTGCTTCGCGAGAACCGCACCGGGAGTCTCTCCGGCGATGCGCTCGGCCTCGGCGACGGCGCCCTTCATACCCAGCGAGGGGTCGGTGAGCACGAGCTCGGCGCCGTACGCCTTCAGCAGCAGACGACGCTCGACCGACATCGACGACGGCATCGTGAGGATCACCTTGTAGCCGCGCGCCGCACCCACCATCGCGAGCGCGATGCCGGTGTTTCCGCTCGTGCCCTCGACGATCGTGCCGCCGGGCTTCAGGTCTCCCGACGCCTCCGCGGCGTCGACGATCGCGATCCCGAGACGGTCCTTCACCGACGAGGCGGGGTTGTAGAACTCGAGCTTGGCCAGCACCGTCCCCGGCAGGCCTTCGGTGACGCGGTTGAGCTTCACGAGCGGGGTGTTGCCGAATGCGCTCGTGATGTCGGAGTGGATGCCGGACATGGCCTGCCTTTCGTGCGGGTGTGCAGCTTTCGCGGGCGTCTCGGGCTGGTCCGAGGCGGTCGCACCAGCCTACGGGCGAGCCCCGGGAGAGAGCCGTATGTGACGATTCTTCACGATTAGGCTG
This genomic window from Candidatus Microbacterium phytovorans contains:
- the cysE gene encoding serine O-acetyltransferase — protein: MSAVGRVARALRRSSARVREDIAAAKLRDPAARSSIEIALLYPGLHAIWAHRVWHALWVRRVRFLARGGSQVTRWLTGIEIHPGAQIGRRFFVDHGMGVVIGETAEIGDDVMLYHGVTLGGRTRDAGKRHPTLGDGVAVGAGAKVLGPITIGAGSVIGANAVVTVDAPEDSVLVGIPAKPRKRTPGEDTRAVLTAPEYYI
- the cysK gene encoding cysteine synthase A, with the protein product MPGIHPDITTAFGDTPLVRLNRLTEGLAAEVVVKLEFYNPGASVKDRLGFALIEAAEASGELVPGGTIVESTSGNTGIALALIGAARGYRVILTMPASMSKERRTLLKAYGAELVLTDPYKGMTEAVDTAHRIVADTPGAILARQFEHEANAAIHRRTTAEEIWRDTEGKVDWFVAGSGTGGTITGVGQVLKERNPDVRVVVVEPKDSPMLSEGRAGGHRIQGIGPNFVPHVLDRTVIDEISDVEFDDAIATARDLATREGILAGMSAGAAVWTALQIAARPEAAGQRIVVIIPDAGERYLSTALYAHLREDAA
- the cysK gene encoding cysteine synthase A codes for the protein MSGIHSDITSAFGNTPLVKLNRVTEGLPGTVLAKLEFYNPASSVKDRLGIAIVDAAEASGDLKPGGTIVEGTSGNTGIALAMVGAARGYKVILTMPSSMSVERRLLLKAYGAELVLTDPSLGMKGAVAEAERIAGETPGAVLAKQFANQANVEIHRKTTAEEIIRDTDGAVGYFVAGIGTGGTISGVGQVLKERLPEAKIVAVEPADSPLLTKGTPGPHKIQGIGPNFIPPILDQSVIDEVVDVAFDDAITTAREVATKEGILVGISSGAAIWTALQIAARPEAAGKNIVVIVPSFGERYLSTALYEHLRED